In Bdellovibrionales bacterium, the sequence TTAGATCAGAGGGAAAGTATGGATTTAAAAATAAAGAATAAAAAAGCATTGGTCATGGGCGCATCCGCTGGTCTCGGCCGTGGAATTGCGGAGGCTCTAGTCCAAGAGGGTGTGGAGGTGGCCATTTGCGCTCGCACGGAAGCCACTCTCAGCAAAGCCCAAAAAGAAATGGGCGCAAAAAAAGCTTACACCTGCGATCTCACGCAACGCCATGCCGCTCGGACTTTGACGGAAAGTGCGATCAAAGATTTGGGGGCCTTAGATATATTGGTGATCAATGCCGGTGGCCCCCCTAAAGGAAGCTTTGAACAAGTGACCGAAGAGCAGTGGCGCGAAGGCTTTGAGTCTCTATGGATGAGCACGGTGGATTCGATCAAAACGGCTTTGCCACTAATGAAAAAGAATAAATGGGGACGCATTTTGATCGTCACATCGGTGGCGGCTAAAGAGCCTATTCCTAATTTAACAGTTTCCAATGGTTTGCGGGCCGGGCTTTTAGGTCTGGTTCGATCCATCAGTCACGAAGTGGCCGAGGATGGGATCACAATTAATGCTCTTCTCCCGGGATACACTCAAACGGAGCGTCTCACGGAGTTGGGTGTGGATATCACCCAGATGACTCAAAAGATCCCTGCAAGGAGGCTCGGAACGACGGAAGAGTTTGGGGCTCTCGCGGCGTTTCTCGCCTCTGATCTTGCAGGTTATATCACCGGGCAGATGATTTCGGCGGATGGGGGATCGACCAAAGGCATCTAGTCTCTATACCCGATTTATTTTTCTACAAATTCAAAGGGCTTAAACGCTTCACCGCGAATGGCTCCGAGAGTTAGGAAGCCATCAATCGCGTGAGTCGCAGCGCCGATCATCTCACCCAGGGACTCGATTCGCTTCGGCGAGAAGTCCTGCTTCTGCCGGAGGGAGTCCTTGTGGCGGGAGAAGGTGGATTGGATTTCTCCAATGAGTTTTCTCTCGCGGGTGCGAAGGACGTTAAAGATCACCTCGAGAACGCTGGGGTTGGCTTCGTAAAGCTGAGTCCCCGCTTCGACTTTGTCGATCTTTAAGATCACCTTGTGATCGATCATTTCTTTGAGGGCTATGGATATAAGCCCCTTGGAGACACGGAGCTCCTTAATGAAGTAGCCCGCATCTCGGGGAACATCACTGAGGAACAGAAGTGTCCAAATTTTTCCGTGAATTTTTTTGAAGCCCCAGTATTCTGTGAAGCTTCCGATAAGGGCGGCCAGTTCCGAACTTTCTGATCTCATGTTTAGTACTCCTTAAACTTTATGGCTTTTTATAGCCTGTTTCCCTCGAAAGGTAAAGTTTAATATGTATTAAACAAAAAGATCAACTATTTCTTGGGTTTGGGTAGGGTGTTGATAATCGCCAAGACCTCTTCCGGACTCTTGCGGTAGTGTTTCATATCCAAAACCAGCACCACAGCGTCTTTTTGACGGAGCATCCCTTCGGCCATTCTTTCGCAAAGAATTTGTTCTACGGGATCCGTTTGCGCGTAGATCTCTTTATATTGTGGCCAAAGATTGGATTCCTCATTGCTTCCACCCGCACAAAGGGGAATGAGATGATCGATTTTGAAGTTCTCTCGGCCGAGATCGAGGATTTCAAAGCCAAGATCATTCTCGTAAACTTGAATCACCTGATTTTTTTTGGATTTGGAGACGTTGCGTTTGCAGTAAGGAATCTTTTCCGGATAGCGATATTCATCGGGATTCGTGCAAAGAGCGCCGGGTGTCTCTTGATGATCGGGCTCCAATGGAAAAGAGTTTTTTGCGAAAACGCTGTTGCACGAGATGACAACAAGCAGGCTTACACACCAGTTCAATAGAGTGCTGTATTTCAAATGTCCCCCAAATAGAAGTGCCTTTACGGTGCACTGTAGAAACGCCGGACCTTATCTCCAGCTTATATTTGCAGATTTAAAAGTAGACGATTTTGTAAAATTTTCCAAGCATTGATTTCGCAAAAACCCGCAAAGGGCTGACAGAACGGGCCTTTAGAGGTGTCAGCTATTGCCGAATTCCGGTAGAGCGGGGGACCACTTCCACCGATTGGATCTCTTGCTGTGGCGCATTAAAGGTCACTGAATAGATCAGCAGCGACTTTGTGTCCTTTCGGCTCGCGCAAGTGTGCTCGATTGAATTCTGGTCACATCGAACGGATTCATTGTTTTCACCTTTAAGAAAAAAACAATGCTCTCGCCCCGGATTATTAAAGACTTCATCCAGCGAAGATGAGGATGTTTGGCGAACCGCCGCCTGCCAAATATTCTGAGAGGCACTGGCTCCGAGACGAGCGTATTCGCTGGTCACCAAAAGATCCGTTCGAGCTTCGGTGACCCCGTCGCGCAGCACCCGAATTTGTAAAGACTTAAAGTGAAGGCTTCCCTTCGGGGTGGCCGCCGTCAGCATCGCGTGACTGACTTGATTCATAGAGAGCGTCACCGTGCCGTTTTCGATAGGGCGGTCTGGAGATCGAATTTCGGTTCTCTGAGTGGTGAGGTTGTTCGCTTGCGTGCGAGATTCTATGCTATTGGAAGTCAAACCGGTTTGGCCGATGTTCGTCTCGATGGAGTAATTTCCTGAGAGCACGATGTCTTGGCCTTTCGACCAAGAGCGGCGACAAAGACCGCGAAATTGAATTCTGAGTTCGCCTTCCGGAGGAACCGATGCCGCATGGACCAGTGAAATCAAAATTAAAAAAATCATTTTACTCCGCGATCAAGAATTCCGTGAGCCACACTCTCGCGTTGGCTCGCGGGCGTGATGGTCATGTAAGATAGTTTCCTCTGAAGCTCGCGAATGTCAATGGCGCCGCCATAGGTAAGACCGGAGCGAAGGCCTCCGCGGATGTCGGCGATAATCTCTTCGTGATTTTCTCTGTAGGGGACATGAAAACTAACGCCTTCGGCAGTTTTCCATTCCGGCATGGGACCAAATTGATCTTCGACCGCTTCTCGTGAGGCCATTCCGCGATAGGATTTGGTTTTTTTGCCGTCAGGACTCACATTGACTTTTCCTGGAGTCGGCGTTGTGCCTGAGAGCATTCCTCCCAGCATGACGAAATCAGCGCCAAAGGCGATGGCCTTTACAATATCTCCGGGAGTTCTTAATCCGCCGTCGGCAATCAGCGAACGGTCAACGCGTGAGCATTCCTTTATACTAAAAAGAGTCGGAACTCCAAAGCCCGTTTTCACACGGGTGGTGCACGCCGAGCCTCCGCCAATCCCTACTTTAATCATGTCTGCGCCACACGAGGCGAGGTAATCGGCGCCGGCATAGGTGGCGACATTTCCAGCGCAGATCAATCGGTTCTCACCGATCACTTCTCGCACGTGTTTGATCTGTTGCCCCACGTATTTAGCGTGGGCGTGGGCGACGTCGATAATAAAATAGTCGGCGCCCGCATCTCTTAGGGCTTCCACGCGCTGTAATTCGGCTTCGCTAATTCCGCAGGAGACAAAAGCAGGGAACTTGCATTTTTTAAACTCGGCCACGTTATCCTCAATGCTCATGAATCGATGGAGCGCTCCCATGCCGCCATTCTTACCCATAAAGTTCGCCATTTCGGATTCGGTGATGGTGTCCATGTTCGAGGAGATCACTGGCAAGTCCAATTTTAACTTACCGGTCTTATCTGTGACTTGAGTGGTTACGTCTCGACGAGACGTGTGGTGATTGTAAGCTGGAACTAGTAAAACGTCGTCAAATGTATGAGCATCCATAGATTTTTCCCCCAAAAAGGGAGATGATTGAACCGATTATGAGCGTAGGTCAAGCGAAACACGACGAAAAACCCCATCAAAAACACGATAGCAAACACCGTCGGATTTCTGATTTTTTAAACGATTTAGAAGCAATGAGTAAAGATCGTCCTTTGACGCTCGAAATCCTGCTCACCGAGCTGGGGCCTCAGCGTTACGGTTTTTTAATTCTGCTTTTGTCTTTCCCATTTTTGCTGCCGATTCCCATTCCCGGTTTGTCCGTTCTCTTTGGACTGATCATCACCGCGGTCACGATCGCGTGGATTTTTTCATCGGAGCCGTGGATTCCTGAAAAATTTAAAAGTGCTCACTTACCACAGACGTTAATTCAAAAAGCTCCGATCCTCGGGAGAAAAATATTTGCGAGAGTTGAGTTTCTCATTCGGCCTCGCTTCATCTTTATGTTGGATTGGTGGATATTTAGAGTCATCATCGCCACGGCGATCATCACGGCCGCATTGTTTCTCGCCCTACCCCTGCCTCCGGGAACAAACTTCCCTCCAGCTCTCATCATTTTTGCGTTAGCCTTTAGTATCATCGAGCGCGATGGGCTTCTGGCTTTATTGGCGATCGGAGGATTTGTCGCGGAAATCTATTTATTTTCCGAAGTGATCACTTACCTCTTCCACTGGGTCCATTCCTATTTTGTTTAGTCTGGACCTGTGAATTCTGTTTCGATCAATTTTTGCCAGTAGGGAGTTATATCGATTTTGACTTCCATCTTTCGAAGAAGATTGAATAATCCTCCGAGTTTTCGATGTAAAAAGATGATGTGATGTGGGGGTGGGGAGTACTTGAGAGAAAGAGTAAATCGCTTTCCTGCATCTTGAAGGGCTTTGCCGTAATCGGCATTTGCAAAATCGAAGGGCTGCATCTCGGCCATAAAGGGCTGAATCGAAAGGCGCATGAAATCAGCGTAGTTTTGTTTAACGCTATCACTTTCGCGAGGATCTAACAGATTGAAATTTTCTGAAGCTTCGATCATCGCTTTTGCATCGAGAGAATAAAACGCCAGCAAAACTTTTTTATAATCCTCGACAAATTTTTTCTCAAAGACTTGGGTGGAGCCAAAATCCAACAGGACTATTTTTAATGGGTTTTGTTGAATCAGAAAGTTTCCGTAGTTAGGGTCGGTTTGGACCATTCCCCACTGGTAAAATTCGTGGCAGTAAAGATCCAAGATCCAACGGCCGACATTTTCCCGATCGTTAAGGCTCGGTTGGGTTTGCAGCCACTGGTTAAGACTGAGTCCGTCCTCAAGACTCATCGTCAAAACGCGAGAGGAGCAATAGTCATCGTAAGTGCGGGGCACCAACAAATGATCTTTGAGACTCGAGTTTCCCACAAGTTTTCGATAGCGATTAAGAAAGTCTCTCTCTTGAACATAATCCGCCTCTTGTTTTAACAGACGTTTGAACTCTTCAAAGAGGCTATCTAGCGGTATTTTTTTATTACTCACGGTGAGGAACATCGAAACCATTTTTTTCAGAATTTTAAGATCCGCGTCGATGGATTCTCGCACCCCGGGATATTGAATTTTAATCGCCACAGGGTCCCCATTTAAAGTCCCTTTGTGAACCTGTCCCAAACTCGCGGCAGCAAAGGGCTGTGGATTTATCTTCAGTTCCTCGAATTTTTTTTGACCTAACTCACTTTGCACCACAGGTTGTACATCTTCGAACTTGAGAGGATCGGCCATGTTTTGAAGCTGTGATAAAACCTCGAGAGCTTCGGGGGGAAGAAGATCGCTACTATCTAAACTTAAAAGTTGCCCGGCCTTCATGGCGGCGCCCTTCAGTTGAGATAAATTTTCGGTAAGTACTTTGGCTTGCGCGATTCTCGTCTTGAGCATCGCGGGAGCCTTGGCTTCGATTTGCGAGGCTAGAGAATTTTTGATCCGTTGAGTGACTTCGTGCTGAGCGATCTTGCTCGCCATGCCGAGAAGTTGAGTGGTGCGAGAAAACGTGGATTTTTTAAAATTGGACATGAGGGCATACTACCACCAACTGTCTTCGGGAGGGAGAATCTCTTTTTGTTTGACGACGCGTCTATAAACATTCTTGTAGCGATGTTGCGACGATTTGAGCGGAATGTGTTTGAGATCAATAAGATACTGCTCGGCTTGCCATAGATTCTTGGACGATGCTCGCCAATCCGATTGAATCTCGTCGAGGTGAGCCACCTGGTATCCTGTAATTTTTCCTGTTCGATCGATGTAGTGGTCGTAGTAGCTCCAGACCAAATCGCGCAACGATCGAAAATGAGGCCTGCGGCCATGAAGACCATCATCTCGAGATCTTGAAATAGCTCCCCAGCGGTTCTCTTCCTTAAATACGTAAAGAACATGGTCTAAACCGTCTCGGCTCTCCATACTCAAAAGTATGGGAGGATAGCCGTGAATCTCAAGAATGGCCGCCGCAATGAATGTGGCCTCCAGGCAATGCCAGGTTTTCGCACGAAGAGCGGCCTCGGCGGACCTCACTGTCTCGCCCGATTCCTCTTCGTTGTAGGGATGCTGCCGCAAAAAGGCTTGAACCTGCTGAGGGGTACTCAGCACGCTGGCCATTTGCCGTATGAGTTTCATAAACCTAGTACTTCACCGCGCAGCCGTAAGGCTTGGTCGATGCATTGGTGATATTTTTCTTGGCCTTAAGGTCTTCAAACGCCGCCGTGATATAGTTTGTGGCTTTAGCGATTGTCGCCGGATCGGAACTTGAATCCGAATCAATGGCCCCGGCATAGACAACTTTTCCGTTGGGATTGACAATGAACACATGCGGAGTGGTTTTGGCCCCGTAGGCTTTTCCCATCTTTCCATCGTTATCCAGGAGAAGGGCGGTGCTATTCATTCCTGACGTCGTCATTTCCTTTTTGGCATCATCTTGGGAAAGGTGGCCTTGTTTGCCGGGTGCCGACGAGATCACCGAGAGCCATTGAGCCGAAACTTTTTTGTTATCGAATGTGATCTCTTTATCGCCAACAATTTTCTTTTGAATCGTTTGCATGTTATTGGCGCCATAATGTTTTTTGACATAAGGACAATCCTTGTTGAACCATTCGAGGACGAGATATTTACCTTTGAAATCAGCCAATTTATAAGTTTTGCCATCTTGAGCACTTAGAGAAAAATCGGGAGCGGCTTTGCCGACTTCAGCATCTGCGAACGCCAATTGAGCGGCCACCAAAACGAAAAGTACACTTAAAAATTTCATGGAAGACTCCTTTTTACGGAAAGTTTTTGTCGTTCATTTTAACCAGAGATCGATTTCTCTAATTTTATGCAGCAAAAGCGTCTGACGCAACGTTGTTGAGGGTTTGACTCAAGGTTGCAGAACCCCTAGTTTTACGACACTGCACTCTACGGCAGATAAAACAGAGGGAATATGGCTTGGGTGTTTGTAATCATAGCAGGTTTTTTTGAAGTCGGGTTTACGACCTTTATG encodes:
- a CDS encoding exopolysaccharide biosynthesis protein, which encodes MIEPIMSVGQAKHDEKPHQKHDSKHRRISDFLNDLEAMSKDRPLTLEILLTELGPQRYGFLILLLSFPFLLPIPIPGLSVLFGLIITAVTIAWIFSSEPWIPEKFKSAHLPQTLIQKAPILGRKIFARVEFLIRPRFIFMLDWWIFRVIIATAIITAALFLALPLPPGTNFPPALIIFALAFSIIERDGLLALLAIGGFVAEIYLFSEVITYLFHWVHSYFV
- a CDS encoding guanosine monophosphate reductase, with protein sequence MDAHTFDDVLLVPAYNHHTSRRDVTTQVTDKTGKLKLDLPVISSNMDTITESEMANFMGKNGGMGALHRFMSIEDNVAEFKKCKFPAFVSCGISEAELQRVEALRDAGADYFIIDVAHAHAKYVGQQIKHVREVIGENRLICAGNVATYAGADYLASCGADMIKVGIGGGSACTTRVKTGFGVPTLFSIKECSRVDRSLIADGGLRTPGDIVKAIAFGADFVMLGGMLSGTTPTPGKVNVSPDGKKTKSYRGMASREAVEDQFGPMPEWKTAEGVSFHVPYRENHEEIIADIRGGLRSGLTYGGAIDIRELQRKLSYMTITPASQRESVAHGILDRGVK
- a CDS encoding redoxin domain-containing protein, whose protein sequence is MKFLSVLFVLVAAQLAFADAEVGKAAPDFSLSAQDGKTYKLADFKGKYLVLEWFNKDCPYVKKHYGANNMQTIQKKIVGDKEITFDNKKVSAQWLSVISSAPGKQGHLSQDDAKKEMTTSGMNSTALLLDNDGKMGKAYGAKTTPHVFIVNPNGKVVYAGAIDSDSSSDPATIAKATNYITAAFEDLKAKKNITNASTKPYGCAVKY
- a CDS encoding AarF/ABC1/UbiB kinase family protein yields the protein MSNFKKSTFSRTTQLLGMASKIAQHEVTQRIKNSLASQIEAKAPAMLKTRIAQAKVLTENLSQLKGAAMKAGQLLSLDSSDLLPPEALEVLSQLQNMADPLKFEDVQPVVQSELGQKKFEELKINPQPFAAASLGQVHKGTLNGDPVAIKIQYPGVRESIDADLKILKKMVSMFLTVSNKKIPLDSLFEEFKRLLKQEADYVQERDFLNRYRKLVGNSSLKDHLLVPRTYDDYCSSRVLTMSLEDGLSLNQWLQTQPSLNDRENVGRWILDLYCHEFYQWGMVQTDPNYGNFLIQQNPLKIVLLDFGSTQVFEKKFVEDYKKVLLAFYSLDAKAMIEASENFNLLDPRESDSVKQNYADFMRLSIQPFMAEMQPFDFANADYGKALQDAGKRFTLSLKYSPPPHHIIFLHRKLGGLFNLLRKMEVKIDITPYWQKLIETEFTGPD
- a CDS encoding SDR family oxidoreductase; translated protein: LDQRESMDLKIKNKKALVMGASAGLGRGIAEALVQEGVEVAICARTEATLSKAQKEMGAKKAYTCDLTQRHAARTLTESAIKDLGALDILVINAGGPPKGSFEQVTEEQWREGFESLWMSTVDSIKTALPLMKKNKWGRILIVTSVAAKEPIPNLTVSNGLRAGLLGLVRSISHEVAEDGITINALLPGYTQTERLTELGVDITQMTQKIPARRLGTTEEFGALAAFLASDLAGYITGQMISADGGSTKGI